From the genome of Castor canadensis chromosome 18, mCasCan1.hap1v2, whole genome shotgun sequence:
aaaaaaaaaaaaaaaaaaaaaaaaaaacccaaacacaacTCCTGCCAATGCTACTTGCTATGCTGTGGGATGACCCTGGCATCACTCTTCTCCACCAAGACAGGAGACCCAGCATTATGTGCAAAAGGTCCTGACGTGAAAATCAGGGTGAGTGGAGGGTACAGGCTGCCTCTGCTCATTGCTTCAGGAATACAAACCCTAGCGCCTACCTCCAGAGACCTGGGGTTCCCCACACTCAGAAGACAGCCCCTACTGTCAGGAGTTAGGCTAGCATCAGGAAGTCTCATGAGTGCTGAGGGCTCTCTGGTGCCTGGGCAGCTATTTATTCCTGGAACATTTTCTTTGCTGCTGCCATCAAGCCAATAGTGGAGCCAGGGCCCAGCCTATTACCAAAGGCCCTCCACCCTACAAACCTGGAGtacctggaaggctgagagtACCCCAACATCCTAGGTGCAACAGAGCACAGTGGCTGTGAGGTATGCCTATGCTGTGTGGTAAACAAGCATTGTAACCAGTCACAGAAACTTGAGCCCACTGGAGACAGGAGGCAGCAGTGGTAGCATCCACCATGGGAcaggtgtgtgtgcgtgtgtgtgtgtgtgtgtgtgtgtgtgtgtgctctgcaGCACTTTCAGGAAATCAGGGCTTTGATTGGTCCAGCTCTAGGGGCCTAGGTTTGGCTGTGCTCTCTTCAAACACACAGATACTGTCTTGACAAGTGGCATAATGTCAACCAACTTCTCTCCGCAGGGCTCAGTACCAAGGTCTGTGAGATTGCCTTTTCCCTTGCCTTGGCTCTGGCTGGAAGCCAACAGAGGCACCCGTGGGGCTGGAATTTTCCTCTGAGCATGGTTAGAGTTGGGCCTAGAGTCCTTGGGGAAGCTCCCTTCAGATGTTCTAGGTGCTTGGGATAAGCAGCACGAAAACACTCAACACTGGTGGATAAACCAGCTGTGCCACAGTTTCCCAGAGTTCCCAAGGCTTTGTCAGACAACTAAAGCTACAGTCTGCATCCCAGTCCCAGCAGCCCCAGCCTGGGCATCCTGTCTGGGCCTGGCTAGGGTTGGTTGTGGATCCAAGTGCCTGGGTACACCAGTCTCCTGCTGTCAGCTGTCCAGGTAGACAAAGAGGATGTCCTCGTCTGTGCCATAGCTGGTTCTGGCCTCCTCAAAGTTACTGATGCTGGTACTGCACATTCCTGCTGGGGGTAGAGAGAACACAGTGGGATCAGTGGGTGAGGGGAGGGTTCCCACCAGCACCCAGGGGAATTAGATGAGGTCTGAGTAAGTACTACCTGCCTAGCCACCCCTCTTGGCCCAAGACCTCCACCCCCCAGAAGGTTTCCTAGTTACTCTGATCTTCATGGgccctttcttttattcttcctcGGTTTAGCAGACAGAGAAAGTAAGgcccagagagaggaagaaacatGTTCTAGGTCACATGGCAAGTCCTTCCCCATGTCCTGAGGGCAGTGGGCAGTCTGATCAGTCTgtccagattttcttttctttttttagtgttactggggtttgtactcagggcctcacacttgctaggtaggcactctaccacttgaaccactctcaGTCCTGTCCAGACTTTCTAACAAGTGTGCCAACTGTCTTGGAAGGACTGGGAGTAGAGACTGCAGTCTATGTAGCCTGAATTCATTGAGGTGAGGACCCAGGTATGACCTTGGGGCTGGTGGTTTTGGAGGAAGGGGTGGTCAGAGACCATCAAAGCTGCGAGTTTGTGGCTAGTttgcttgcatggccagaagggcAACCCCAATGACAAGAGCCCAGGAGAAGCAaggactttgaaaaaaaaaaaaaggcagagagggAGATCTTCGCAACAACAGCTCAAATGGGAGGAAGCAGTGTAGACGGGCCATCAGGACAGGACCACCCTGGCCTACCCTGACCCCAGCACTCACGATCAGCATAGGCTGGGTTGTTGTAGAAAATGCAGCCAGTGGCCCTGTTGTAGCCACGCAGAACGATGAAGTGGCCCTGGTAGTCAGGGGTGCGGCAGAAGCAGCGATGGCCACTGGGAGCGAAGCAGCAGTACTTGACGGGACTGGAGCACAGGTCACAATGCAGTACCCCTGAGTTCACCAGCACAATGGCCACATGGCCCTGCGCCAGATGCGCTTGGATGTCCTGCACGCTTACTGTGCTGTGGGCAGAACGGGGATCAGCTGGTGACAAAGAGCCTCATTCCCAATCTTGCAACTACATGGATCCCAGTTTGTACCCCAGTTCCTTCATGTTACAATACTGGGGCTCTATCTTGTCTTCTCTGTGCTCTAAGCTCCTTGCAGCTTGGAATGCCCTTGCTTGTCACTGTGGCCCAGGCTCAGCCCAGAGCCAAGCACAGGAGCAGACCAGTGTATGCATGGAGGGTGACCCTGTAGGAAGGGCAAGCAGGAGGCCAGTTCCAGATGGACCCATCTGAGGGCCTCTAAGGCATCACACAGAACACCACTCACAGCCTGGGTGGTGAATTTTTTGATAAGCCATTTCTCTTTTACTCTAACTCCTATGTGGTTTACTCTGGAAATGGACAGCTCAACTTAATTCCCCAAATCTGGACCAAATGTGGCTTAGCCTTTTTCTGAAAgggctatttttcttttctttttttcctaagacTTCTTGTGGCAGAAGGTGTTACTCAGACAGGGCTGATAAGATCCTGAACTGAAGGCAGCTGCATGGATCAGTCCTAGAGACTGGCCTTTTTTGTACCTTTTAGTAGGCAAAATATTCAAGTAAAAGCTAGAAGCTACAGAAAGGGTTTGGGGGCGCCTAAACCAAGGACTTCCCCATTTTTACTGTAGGGGGCTGCTCACCACATAGGGCCTTCATTAACTGTCTTCTTAGGAGTGGCAGTGTAAGAACCATGAGGCCTGGCCCAACTCCAGCCTCGGCTAAGTCACGTGGCAGTTTGGTTTGCTGCCTTGGATAAGGAAATGTGCCATTTTTCAGTTTAGTCTCTGAAACAAAACAGCTGGCAGAATTCCTAATGGTATGTGTAAGTGGGGATTTTTAGCTATGGAAAAAAGGCAGGAGTGGGCTAGAAGAGAAGGTTGCAGCTTTGTGCAATCCTAAGTCTGGAAATGCTGTGTTCAGATCACAGTATAGATACAATGCTGGGGTAATTGTGAGCATGTCTCCTTCAGCCTGTTTCTGCCCAAGAAATGATATAGCAACAACTTCCCCACTCGGTAAGACAGCCTATGAGGGTCCCTAAACAAACATTCAGTGCCTTTTCTTCCAACATGTACTCAAGTTGCCAAAGGATGAGTACAGATTTGTTTCCCCATTTGCTAATTCATCTATTGTGTGGTTAATTATGCTAATATGAAATCATAAATCTGTAAACAAAGGGGAAACCTGAAAAGAATGGTCCTGGAAAGCCTGGCTAGACACTAGAGGCAGTAGGCATGAGCACAGCCTCCACAGCAAGCCTGGAGAAAAACATCCCCCACAGTGTCTGCTTGAACCCAGCTCCCAACATatggaagagaaaggggaagccCTTGTAAGATCATAGCCCCTAAGACCAGGCTTTCCCATACAGCCTACACACTGTTCTTGCCTGCTCCTTTTCTGTTAAGTACCCAACCAGCACATTCCTCAGGCTGTTACTCCTACATTAGGGCCGCTGTATTCTGTCCTATGTCATCATCCCATGAACAGTCCGAGGACTGGCCGCAGTCTGTGTTGCTCACTTGTCCCTCCAGCACCTGCTCAGGATCTACCCTAGGCCAAAACCTGAGTTATGTAGCCTCACTGATCCCTATTGTATAGATGGAGAACCCATCGAAGCTCAGAGGGGCAAGTCAGTGCCCActgccacctgggcagaaagCCCCAGTTCTGTCTAACTCCAGAGTCCCAGGTTTTCCCAAATGCCATCCCCAGGCCTCCCCTCCTGCAGTGTCACCAGTGGTGAGCAGCCATGTGTAGAAGGTTGAGATAGGAAGAGCTCACCATTTTTCCACTAGCACCTTGCAGGCCTTGGCTTGTGCAAACAGCTGGTTCACCCTGGTCTCCTCAGTGTCAAAGTGCTTCCTGTAGAAGGACTGAATAGAGAAGGGCAGGCTGGAGTGGTCACCCACCCTGGTTGCCCTCATCATATTTGGAAGAAGTAAAGAGGATATAACAGATGGAGAGGTGGGAGGGCAGAGGAACCCTGCTGCAGGGCAGGTGGTTCATACAATATGTTCAGTCAGAAAGTTGTATCTATCCCAGGACAGGGAGTGGACAAGATCACAGAGGTATAAGGAGGATACTCAAGAGATAGGTAGGCAGCCAGGTTGAGGCCAGTTCCTGGGGAAGATTGGTCACTCTCTGGTAGACATTCTCAGTAGCCTAAAGTAAATGGGGGCcagctcctttctctgcctcaacTAGTCCAGACTCATTGGCCTTCTTCCCCTGGCCTGGAAGGTTCAAAGGAGAGTTAGGATGACTAGCACTAACTGCTGTGTGACAGGTTTTTTGTCAACCAGACCAGCAGTGACTGTACTGTGCCAAGTTTTGACCCTGGGCCAAGATCTGCCACAAGGGTAGGTAAAACTGGCTCTAGATATGTAAGAAGGCAGAACACACTGGTGTGTTGCCACACTGGAATtatttttcaagagagagaaaaaagcaaatggtaGCCACATGAGGTTTGAGTGATGAGCTCTGGGGCCCTGGGCCTGACTTGTGCTGGGGGACAGTACGGAAGGATGCAGGAAGGCAGATATTCCTCTGCATATCCTCAAAGTGCTGTACAAGGCAAGCTGGATCTCAAGGTTACTTGCCTGTAGCCGGTGTGCTGCTGCCCCCAGTCTCTGCACACCTGTTTGCTCGCTCGGATGTCCAAGCTTTGACCAGTCTCTCTTCTAACTACTACAACTGGCTGACTTGTACCTCCAGGTGGCCCCATGTGAGAAGGCCCAGTGGCCAGCTGCTCACCTGGTTCTTGTAGCCCTTGTCAACACCCAGAGTCTGGGTACAAAAGCGGTGCCTCACACCAAAGTGGCGCATCAGGTAGGCTAGGTCAATGGTCCAGATGCTCCTGGTCAGCTGTAGCTCTTGTAGGGCACTCTCAAACTCTCCATCGTCCAGCTGGCCCAGGTACCTGCAGGCAGATAGGTCAAGGTCAGCTTGCTCTTGAATGGAAGATGGATCAGGTCACCCTTTACCTGCAGGCCAGAGAGCCACAGTTAGAGCTCCCTTCATCATGCCCACATACTGCCTGAGCACAGCCTGAGGACTGTCAGAGCCCAGGCTGCCAGGGGCAATGTATGGCCCCAGAGTCAAGAACCAGGATACTGGCTCTTGATCTGATGGGTATGTGACCCTGAGCAAGTTGCTGCCCTCTCTGGCCTCACTGATTTCATGTCTAAGACGAAGCCCTTGGAACACACATAtgattttcaaagttttagggACTGAATTTCATTAAATCCCAACTTTCCTAGAATTCCAGGTGTACAACAGATGAGGAAGAAGTTGATGTGGAGCTCCAGAGCACTGACTGACTCCTGTACAGGTGATGGCTACTGTCCCTTCTGGCTCTGACTGTCAAGATTTTTATAATATTCAGGCAGCATCAACTCAGAAGCCTCCCCAGAGCCTGAGGCTGAGAGAGTAGAGGATTCCCCATATGCCAGGCCTGGCCCCTAAGACTTCCCTGGCCATCCCGAGCATGGCACCTGGGCAGCCTGAGCCACCATTTGTTCACATTTGCAGGTACAACAGGGCCCAGACGTGAGATGGGCCTCTTGCAAGCCTCAGCCAAAGATGAGTCACACAGATGATGAATCCTGCCTAAGTTGTTTCCTTGTGTCCCTGAACCATAAGAGGTGGGTAGACACTCACCTCAGTACCATCCTGGAGCAGGCCAGGCCACAGTCCCAGTGGTAGAGCTGCTGAATGATAGGTACAGGCAGCTGCACAAAATCCCCTGcatagaaacagagagagattTCAGAGCTCAGCACAGTGTCTGCCATTGCCACCCCTGCTAGAGACTGTATGGGGGTTCAGGAGCCTCTCCACAGCTGCTCATTCTTCTTACAATACCAGTGATTACCCCAAATAAGTCATAGCAGGTGAGCCCTACGCAGAGTCTTCCAGTGGGTTGGTTCCCATATCTCTCAGGACAACACCTTCATGGCTGTTGCTCTAGCACCTCTCTTTCCCACCACTAAGCTACCCTACAGGGAGAACTTGCACCTGTCACGATCACTCACAACTAGACACCTTTGTACACTGCCTGGGTATTTCTGGCTCTCCAGGAGCTAATGTCTGCCCTTGGATCTCACTCCTCTGAGGTGCTGCCCATCTCAGACCTGATCCCCTACTGTGTATACTCATAGTACCCATACCGCTCCTTCAGAGCCCTTCTTTTGGGAGGAATTCCGAGGTATGGACAAAGGCTATTTTGCTTCTTGCTTTCAGACAAGGACTGGCACAAGGGAGGCATTCAGCAGATGAGTTCACAGGGCCCAATCCCCTGGCCACCCCCCCCAGGATCATCAATGCATGAAGGCCACAGCAAGGAGGAGGGGACTGTCACACAAGCTATATAAGTAGAATGCTCCTGTAAGCTCCACCCACCACTGTCCCTGGGTGACTTCTCAGTCTGTCCTTGCCAGACTTTCTGGTGGAGCAGAAAGGGCTGAACTTAGGTACCACTGGCTGGCTGTGGGCTGCAATTGACTTCTACTCACTGGACTGAGTTCAGCTAGCCCTAAAGTGGGGAACTTTGGTCTGATTTGGTTATTCAGTTGACAAATGTTTTCCAAGAGCCTATTAAGTGCTTGGCATGTGTACTGCAGTACTGTGGTGAGTAATACAGGCAAGGTCCCTGTCCTGGTAAGAtagcaaaaacaaatacaagagaTAACCAGCAGCCTCTAGGCTCTAAGAAAATAGTGGGGATGTGCCCCAGAAAGGTCAGAGTCAGGAAGCACAATGCAGAGAAGGAACAGCATGTCCTGAGGCCCTGAGAGGAGCCTGAGGGGAGGACTAGCCTGTATATGGCTATAGAACCTTCCAACTCTACTCTCCCATAAATCTGGACAAAGTACAGTCTActtgggcatggtggggcacacctgcaatcccagtactcaagaagctgaagcaggaggatcatgagtttgaggccagcttgggctaaatAATGGAtctggtctcaaaaaaaatagaaaaaaaaaaattcagagtctAAAGAACCAGAAAGGACTTCTCTATGCTGGTCACCAGTCATTACTCACTCATGGCACTATTCAGCATGTAAAAAACCAGCCTACCCACATTTTCCCATCTTGAGGGTTTCTGGGGCTTCTTCTAGACCATTTGACTAGCTCAGTACAGAGTTATCCCAACAGCCCACTTGCCATGTCAGCCCCTGCTCCCACTGGTGTGTATCAACCAGAAGGGCCATACTAGCTGTGGAGTTTGTCCGGTCGTTACAAACTGCCACCATCATCTGAGTCCCAAGCTTCTACTCTCCAATGTCTAACCCTCCCCAGCTTTCAGAGCCTGGCTCAGAAGTCACTGTTTCCAAGGCCTGCCCTGATCTCAGGCTGGCCATTCCCTATCTCTCATGCATACTCCTTCAGGCCTGAGTTTACAATTATGCTCACAGGATGTAACGCTTGCAAGCAGCTTTTCTATGTCCTACTGGGCTGTGTGCATGTTCCTAGAAGATAGGGGCCTTGTTATTGCTCCTGACCACTCTGCATCTCTAAGGTGTGCAGTAGGGCCCATAGAAGGCAGGATGGCATGGGCAAACAGGCCAACTGCTGGGTCACCCAGCTTCTATCTGCTTCTTCCTCTGTCAAGTGGACTACTGTAGATGTCACTGTGCAGGGTACCATAACACAGCACGTGGGGTAATGATGTGCATAAAGCCTTTTACAGGTGCTGACATGAACTTTGCTTCCCAGCTGGCTCGTGGTGTGCTGAGCCCATCCTTCCACTTACCCCAGAAACTTCTAAAAGGAACCTAGGTCTTTCATTCAAGGCCCTTGCACTTTGCTTCTTACAACTGACATGGATTTAGTCCTAACTCTTGACTGTCttcttccccaaattcttcctcctCATCTGTCTCTGTACACATCAGCCAGAGGAATCCCATCCACAATTTCCTATTGTTCTTAGAACAAAGTTTTCACCGCTTACCATGGCCTGCAGGTCCCTGCCCAACCTGGGCCCACCAGTCTTGCCTTAGCCCTCATCTGTGTTCCAATGTGGCACCCTcttctggaacttttttttttttttggcagtactgaggcttgaactcagggccttcaccttgagccactctaccagccctatttttgtgaaggatttttcgacTTAGGGTCttgctgaactatttgcccggactgatttcgaaccacaattctccggatctctgcctcctgagttgctaggattacaggcatgagccaccacacctggctgtctgGAATTCTTAACTCTTCCCCCTGCTCTTCTTGTCATTGGGGTCCCAgctccaaatctttttttttttcttctgactaTGCTCTTGAAGGGTGAAGGAGGCCCTCCTTCATGACATCCTGTTTATTTCCTTCAGTGATTAGTAAATGTAACAACAAAAGAAGTTACTGTCTCCCCATCAGATTGTAAGCTTCCTGAGCGCTGGGGCTATGGTCTGGGTGTgctttccccaaccctcagccaaaattcatgttgaaacatAATTCCCATTGTGTTGGTCTTAAGAGGCGGGGCCTTTGGGGACCCAATTCAGTCAAGAGGCCTCTGCCCTCAAGAATGAATTAGTGTCTCATAAGAGGGTCAGAAAAAACTAGCTGAggctttgttttcctcttctgatCTGCTATATGAGGACACAACATTCCACACCTTTCTGTCCCTTCCTGCCATGTGAAGACATATAAATGAGACATTATCTATGAGGAACAAGCCTTCTCCAGACACTgaacctgccagcaccttgatcttgggcttctcaAACTTAGTAAGCATTCACTGTATGTTAGATCTGGGGACACAAAGGTGACTGAAGACCCAAACCCTTACCTCCAGGGACTTATATTCTAAACTAGTTCCCCACACGTGCTGGCTGGAGGCAGAGCTCTCGGCAGAATGTGGTGCTATCATGGTGGGTGTCTTCCCTTTTTAGAATCTTCACTGGGGCTGTAAAtggcctttttgtttttctctactcAGGGATTACTCCCCACCCTTTGCCCTTGCCTAGCCCTTAGTCTGGAATTCTGTCTCCCATCTCTGAACATCCAAATGCTCTGGTTCCTCTCCCTTTCAAGACACCTCAACATGGAATCCTTAAGGTGACATCTGTTTTTCCCACTGGAAAGACAGAATTCCATGCTGGCAGGTGGGGACAAGGTTGTATTTGTCTCCCCCAAGCCCAGAGCCCACAGCAGACATTCAGACATGCTGGCAAACAGTTTCCCAAAAAGGCCTTATACCTTGAGATGCCCTGGCCTACTTGTCACTGCAGTGTCCTGTGCCCCAGGTTTTCAGACTATATCCCTCTGTTGGAGGCTCCCTCATTACTCTGACCTGGGCTATGGCACTGACTAGCTGGGCCATCTTTTGCCAGGCTATTGCCCTACCCATACAGCTATTATATGTGGTATAGGACAGTTGCTTCTAGGACCTGGGTGACTCAGCTATCCATCCTCTTTTCCCTGAGCCCTAGAACCACTTGTTCCTGAGATT
Proteins encoded in this window:
- the Gucd1 gene encoding protein GUCD1 isoform X2, with the translated sequence MRTEAEAAGSPLEPGDFVQLPVPIIQQLYHWDCGLACSRMVLRYLGQLDDGEFESALQELQLTRSIWTIDLAYLMRHFGVRHRFCTQTLGVDKGYKNQSFYRKHFDTEETRVNQLFAQAKACKVLVEKCTVSVQDIQAHLAQGHVAIVLVNSGVLHCDLCSSPVKYCCFAPSGHRCFCRTPDYQGHFIVLRGYNRATGCIFYNNPAYADRMCSTSISNFEEARTSYGTDEDILFVYLDS
- the Gucd1 gene encoding protein GUCD1 isoform X1, giving the protein MRTEAEAAGSPLEPGDFVQLPVPIIQQLYHWDCGLACSRMVLRYLGQLDDGEFESALQELQLTRSIWTIDLAYLMRHFGVRHRFCTQTLGVDKGYKNQSFYRKHFDTEETRVNQLFAQAKACKVLVEKCTVSVQDIQAHLAQGHVAIVLVNSGVLHCDLCSSPVKYCCFAPSGHRCFCRTPDYQGHFIVLRGYNRATGCIFYNNPAYADPGMCSTSISNFEEARTSYGTDEDILFVYLDS